In the genome of Desulfovibrio legallii, the window GACTGGCGGGCGATCTGTCAGAAGAAATTATAGACAGCATTTTTGTGGAAACACCTCTTTTTTTAGAGGAGCGCGTCAAAGGGCTCTGCATATGGGAAGCGCGAAATGTCTTTCCCACAAGCTCCAGCGGGCAAAAATGGCTGCCGGACACGCTGCCGGATACTGTGCAAATTCTTGTGGGCGACCAAGCATATCAAGTATCTGTGCCAGAATTGCGACAATTCATCGCTGATGTCGCTGGTGCTTTGGAAAACAATGAGCCGCTTGTCTCTTTATGCGGAGACAACATTTCTGTAACGTTTGACCTTCTTGAGCAGCTTAAAACAACAGCACGAATTTTTTTGGAAGGAGAAAAACAGGGAAAAGTAGAAATTTTCCGCATTGCACCAAGAGTAACTGACGTTGATGAAGTATGTGCCGTGCCAACGCGGCCAGCGTGGGAAGGCGCTATAGAGTATGCTGCTGGCGTGCACCCGCATCTTCACCAGCAGGACGGCATTGATTGGCTGCAAGCGCATTGGCGTGCAGGAACTTCAGGTGCTCTTCTAGCTGATGACATGGGCTTAGGAAAAACACTTCAAACTCTTTCCTTCATGTGGTGGCTTTTTAAGCAAATGGAAACAGGGCATGCAGATCGCCACCCAATACTCATCGTTGCGCCTACAGCCTTGATTAAGAACTGGCAGGAGGAGGCTGAAAAATTTTTTGACCGTGCGCTGGGGAATCCACTCGAAGCCTATGGTCCATTTTTTACAGCTTTTGCTAGTAGAGCCGCAGCACGCGAAGCCCTGATGCAGCATCCATGGGCTATCACAACGTATGAAACCATGCGTGACAAAATAGAAGTATTCGTGGGGCCGTACTCTCTGCTTGTTTTTGATGAGGCACAAAAAATAAAGAATCCTGGCGCACTGGTTTCTGAAATGGCAAAGTCCATAAAGACAGAATTTTGCCTCGCATTGACCGGGACACCCGTAGAAAATAGCTTGCGCGACCTTGTGAGTATTGTGGACAGAGTACAACCCACACGCAAACAGAAGCTGCTACGTTTTGTTGAAAACTATGAAACTATCGAGAGGGGAGGGAAGCCAACTTTTGGCCCGTACCCGAAAGGAGTACACTGCCCAAATACAAGCCGCAGTAACAATGCAAGCCAGCATGATGAGCCTGAAGAAGCCTACGACAAGGAAATTTTTCTGCAAAAAATCAAGGAAGAGCTGGAGTGCGCTACGCCTCCTGTACTTCTGCGCAGGTTGAAAGATACACACTGGAACGAGCGGCCAGAAAAAACGATCCTTCCGCCTTACGAAGACATTATGCCACCTTTGCAAGCGCAAATCTACGATGCAGCACTGGCTAACGCCAAGGAAAAACTCCGCATGGGATCAATGGGGGCGGTACTTGAGGCCATTCAGCGTATGCGGCAAATATCATTGCATCCACCGCTTGATCCAACGGATTCGCCCCAAAAAATGCTGGAATGCTCGGCACGCATTGTCCGCCTCATGACAATCTTGGACGAAATACAGAAACGCGACGAAAAAACCCTCGTATTTGTGGAATACCTCGAAACGCAGGCACGGCTTGCCACACTCCTGAGTGAGAAATATTCACTTTCTGTCTCATGCATCAACGGCGGGGTACAGGCAACGCAACGACAAGGAATTGTAAATAAATTCCAAAATGGGCCTGATGGATTTGACGTGCTGTTGCTCTCACCTAAAGCTGGGGGAGTGGGGCTAAACCTTACCGCCGCCAACCATGTCATACATCTAACGCGCTGGTGGAATCCGGCGGTCGAAGACCAGTGCACTGACCGGGTTTACAGAATCGGCCAAAAGAAAGCCGTGTTTCTGCACTATCCACTAGCCATCCACCCTACCTACGGCGATCAAAGCTTTGATTGCAATCTACACCGACTGCTCGATAAAAAGCGTGCTCTAAGCCAAGGCGTGCTTAGTCCAACCAATCCTAGAGACACCCGCGAAGTGTTTGAAGCTCTATTGGGAGATGCGTAACAAAATCGGCCTGCCGCAATACTCCAATAATCTGTTCTTCGGTAAATCTGCTGCGTTTCATTCTTGTGCTCCTATGCCAGGAATACTAACTTTTCAATGGTATATTTTCCTGGGGGAGGGTCAGTGTTGGTTTTGAAAATGACGACTGCGCCAACGACCAACACTATAACCAACAGCAAGGTTGACTGCAAACGACAGCAAATGAAAAAATGTGAATGGACGTGAAAGCAAAAGCCGCCCCAATCTCGTTGATTGGGGCGGCTTTTTGAAAGAAAATGATTTTTGTTGAAATCATCTGAAAACCATCATGGTGCCGAGGGCGGGACTCGAACCCGCACGAGAATTCTCACTACCCCCTCAAGATAGCGTGTCTACCAGTTCCACCACCTCGGCGCAGAGAAGGCTTCTATCGCATAGTCCGGGGAATGGCAAGTGTTTTTTCCTGTCGCGGCGGGCTTGCGCTCTAAAGCTGTTGCGGCTACTCTTGCAAGCCCTATGGAGTGTGGCATGGACGAAACCGTACAGAAATTTTTGCGCAGCGCGGGCCCGGTGCTCTGTGTGGACATAGGCAGCGGCACGCAGGACGCGCTGCTGGCCCGTCCAGGGCTGGAAGGCGAAAACTGGCCGCGCTTTGTGCTGCCCGCCCCGGCCCGGCTGGCGGCCCAGCGCATCCGCGAGCTCACCCTGCTGCACCGCAATATCTGGCTTTACGGCGGCAACATGGGCGGGGGCTTTACCCAGGCCATCAAAGAACACCTGGCCGCCGGGCTGGCGGTCTTTTCCACCGCCGCGGCCACCCGCGGCATTCATGACAGCGAAGAGGTGGTCCGCGGCCTGGGCGTGGAAATCTGCGCCAATTGTCCGGAAGGCTGCGTGCCCGTCTTTCTTGCCGACTACGCGCCCGATTTCTGGGCGGGCCTGCTGCGCCTGGCCGGGCTGCCGCAGCCGCACTTGGTGTTGGCCGCAGCGCAGGACCACGGCTTTCACGTCTACAACAACCGGCAGGGCCGCATGCGCGCCTGGAGCGACCTTCTGGCCGCCTCGGCGGCCCCTTCCGGCTGGATCCACGCCGCGCCGCCCCCGTCCCTGACCCGCATGCAGGCCCTGCACGAAAAGACGGGCGGCCCCGTGGCGGACACGGGCGCCAGCGCCCTGCTGGGCGCGCTGTGCGACCCGAGCGTGCTGGAGCGCAGCTTCCGCGAAGGCGTGACCATCGTCAACGTGGGCAACGGGCACACCGTGGCGGCCCTGGTGTATCAGGGCAAGGTGCGCGGCATTTACGAGCACCACACGGGCATGCGCACACGGGAGCAGCTCCTGGAGGATCTGGAGCAGTTCCGCAAGCACTGGTTGCCGGCCGAGGCGGTACAGGCCAGCGGCGGGCACGGCACGGCTTTTGGTCCGTACTGTGAGGAGGCCGGCGGCTACGCGCCCACCTTCATCACCGGGCCCAAGCGCGCCCTTCTGGAGGGCTGCGGCACATTTCTGGCCCCGCACGGCGACATGATGCTGGCGGGCTGTTTTGGACTGCTCTGGGGCTGGGCGCACCGGCAGGTGAAGTAAGACGCGCCACTTGAGGGGGAAGGCATGGACGTTTTTGACGAAGCGGAACTGTGGAGTCGCGAGCATATTGAAGAAACGCAGCTGCTGCGCCTGCGCAACACCGTGGCGCAGACCCGCAAGTGCGCCTTTTACCGCCAACGCCTGGACGAGGCCGGCGTAGGGCCAGAATCCCTGCGCAGCCTGGACGACCTGCGGCGCATCCCTTTTACCACCAAGGACGATCTGCGCGCCCAGTATCCCACAGGGCTGCTCTGCGTGCCGCAGTCCGAGGTGGTGCGCATGCACTGCTCCAGCGGCACCACGGGTTCGCCCGTGGCCATCTGCCATACCCAGAACGACATCAACGCCTGGGCGGACCTCATGGCCCGCTGCATGTATATGGTGGGCGTGCGCCGGGACGACGTATTCCAGAATATGTCCGGCTACGGGCTGTTCACGGGCGGCCTGGGCATCCACTTCGGGGCGGAGCGCCTGGGCTGCATGACCATCCCGGCCGGGGCGGGCAATTCCCGCCGCCAGATCAAGCTGGCCAAGGATTTTCACACCACGGTGGCCCACATTCTGCCTTCTTACGCGCTGATTCTGGGCGAGCACCTGCGCGAAATGGGCGAAGACCCGCGCGAATTCCCCTTGCGCATCGCCATGGTGGGCGCGGAGCCGTACACCGAAGAATACCGCCGCCGCATTGAGCAGCTCTTTGACATGAAGGTCTACAACTCCTACGGCCTCTCGGAGATGAACGGCCCCGGCGTGGGCTTTGAATGCCTGGAGCAGAACGGGCTGCACATCTGGGAGGACGCCTACATCCCCGAAATTGTGGACCCGGAGACAGGCGCAGCCCTGCCCGACGGCGAGGTGGGGGAGCTGGTCATGACCTGTCTCTGCCGCCAGGGCATGCCCATCCTGCGCTACCGCACCCGCGACCTGACCCGCTTTCTGCCCGGATCCTGCGCCTGCGGCCGCAAGCACCGGCGCATCGACCGCATCCTGGGCCGCGCGGACGACATGTTCATCATCAAGGGCGTGAACGTCTACCCCCTCCAGGTGGAGCAGGTCATCATGGCCTTCCCGGAAGTGGGGCAAAGCTACCTTATCGTCCTGGAAAACGACGGCATCGGCGACGTCATGCGGGTGCAGGTGGAAATCCGGGACGAGTATTTTGTGGAAGATATGCGCGTGCTCCACAACCTGCAAAAGGCCATTACCGCGCGCCTGCGCGATGAAATTCTGGTGACGCCCAGGGTGGAGCTGGTGGAAAGCAACAGCCTGCCGCGTACCGAGGGCAAGGCCGTGCGGCTCAAGGATCTGCGCGAACAGAAGTAACGCGCCGGTTTTTGCGGCACAACCGGCCCACAGGCGGTTCTATGGATTTTCTGCCTTTTCCCCTGGCCTCAGTTCTGGCGGGCGCGTTCATCTCGCTGCTCTGCTTTGTGCTGCTGCTGAATATCTTCGGTCTGCCGGCCAACTGGCTGCTGCTGGGGCTGGTAGCTCTGTGGAAGATGGTCCACCCCGCGGCCCAGTCCATGGACGTCTGGTTCTGGGTGCTCATGGTGGGCATCGCCCTGGCCGGGGAGGCCCTGGAAATGGGCCTGCAGATCGTCAAGGCCCGGCGCTACGGCTCCAGCTCCTCCGGCACCTTTGCCGGCATGATAGGAGCCATTGCCGGCGCCATCCTGCTGGCCCCCCTGTTCTTTGGCCTGGGCGCGCTCATCGGCGCGCTGCTGGGCGCGTGGACAGGCTGTTTCCTCATGGAGATTGTCCGGGGCCGCCCGTTGGGCGAGGCTCTGGACGCGGCCTTCGGGGCCATGATGGGACGCTTTTTGGGCACAGTGTGCAAATGCGGGGCCGGCGGCGCCATGCTGGCTCTGGCGGCCAGCCATATCTGGCCCCAGGCCCCCGCCCTTTTTCTGGAACCGACCGAAGGCGCAACCCAGGTGCTGACGTCCTTTTTCCGGTTGTGCTGAGGCGCATGATGTTGCTGCACGGTCTGGACGTGGTTCTGGTCAAGACCCGCTTCCCTGAAAACATCGGCATGGCGGCGCGGGCCTGCGTCAATATGGGCTGCCCTTCTCTGCGTCTGGTGGATCCGGAACGCTGGGACAAAGACAAAGCCGCACCTCTGGCCACGCCCAAGGGCCTGCCCCTGCTGGACAGCCTGACCGTGCACCCCGCAGTGGAGGAAGCCGTGGCCCCCTGCGCCCTGGTGCTGGGCACAACGGCGCGGGTGGGCGGCTGGCGCAGGGCCCTGCTCTCGCCCCCGCAGGCCGGGAGGCTGGCGGCGGCGGCTCTGGCGCGCGGGGAACGGGTAGCCCTGGTTTTCGGTCCTGAAGACCGCGGCCTGAACAATGCGGAAATCACCCACTGCCAACAGCTGGTCACCATCCCCACTGATCCGGCGGCGCGCTCCCTCAATCTGGCCCAGGCCGTGCTGCTCCTGACCTACGAATGCGCCAACGCCGCACGGGCCCTGCGCCATGCCAGGGCCGACGCCACGGGCACGACGGCCACCCTGGTCGCCGACAACGCAGGCCCCGCGCCTGACGCGCCACCCCGCCAGGACCGGCCAGACCCCGTGCCCGGCGGGCGGGCCGCCACGGCCGCCGAGCAGGAACGGCTTATGGCCGCGCTCAAAGACATGCTCCTGCGGCTGGACTACCTGCACGGCGACAACCCCGACTACTTCCTGCTGCCCTGGCGGCGGCTGTTCAGCCGCGCGGGCCTGCGCCGCCACGAGTACGACGCCCTCATGGGCCTCTGCCGTCAGGTGCGCGCCAAGCTGGGCTGATTCCGCGCAGGGCAGCATCCGCCCTGCCGCCCCCTATGCCGCATCTGCGCCTTTACCCCGCCCCACAGCCCCGGCAATCCCCCACACGGTTTTGCAGAACGCTTCGCATGCCACGCAATGTGAAAAAAAATTCTTTTGCCGCTGCGGCCATCATTCCGGCGCAGCCTTTTGACAGCTTTTGCCGTCCATTCTATACTCGTCTCTCAACTTTTTATCATTCTTGTCGATAGAGATTAAAACACTACAGGCGACGTGCCTGCCCCTTGGCAGGGGGGCATCCACGCTCTGAGGTCCGCACGGCGCGGCCAGATCCTGGCCGCGGACGGGCCTTGCCCGCTGCAACGCGGCAATTCCGACGGCATTTTCGTTATGCTTGGGGGAGGACATTCCATGCGTCTCACGCTCGCGCACAAGTATGTGGGTTCCCTGTTCATTGCGCTGATCGTCTGCTGCGCCGTGGTGCTCGGCGTCGCCATCTATCATATGAAAAAACCTTTTGAGGCGGAGCTGGAAGACGGCATGGCGCGCAGCCAGAAGGTGGTGGAAGCCGCCATCGCCGCTACGGCGGAGCGCTTTCTCCGCAGCGGGGATCTTGTGGCGCGCAATCCGGACTTCGCCGCCGCCGTGGCCGCCAAGGACCACGCCACGGTCTACGCTCTGGCCCAGGAGCTTATGCGCGCCGCGGGTTCGGACTTCATGTCCGTTACGGACGCCCAGGGCACGGTCGTGGCCCGCGGCCACGCCCCCAAATACGGCGACAACATCGCCAGACAGTCCACCGTGGCCAAGGCCATGCAGGGCGAAGCCGCCGCCGCCGTGGTCACGGGGCCCATCAATCCCTTTATGCTCCGCGCCTCCTGCCCCATACGCCACGAGGGGGCCGTGGTGGGCACCGTTTCTGTGGGCGTGCTCCTCACCACGCCCACGTTTCTGGACGACCTCAAGCGCCTGGCCGGCGTGGACGTGACCATCTTCAAGGGCGATACGCGAGTCATGACCACCATTATGCGCGACGGCAAGCGGGTTGTCGGCACCAAGCTGGACGCCCCGGACGTGGTGCGGGCCGTGCTGGAGCGCGGCGAAGTAAGCCTGGTGCGCAACGTCATCCTGGGCGTGCGCTACCAATCCGCCTACTGGCCCGTGCGGACGGCGGACGGCAAAATTCTGGGCATGTGGTTTGTGGGCCTGCCCATTGAAGAGCTGGCCAAGCTGGAGTACGCCGGCATCCAGGCCGCTGTGCTCACCGCGCTGGGGCTGCTGGCGGTTCTGCTGGCGCTGGCCGTGCTGGTGGGGCTGCGCATCAGCGCGCCCGTGGGCCGGATTACGCGCTACGCCCTGGCCGTGGCCAAGGGGGACGCCTCCGCCCGGCTGGGCGTGCGCGGCAACGACGATATGGGCCAGCTGGCCGATGCCCTGCGGCACATGGAAAGCAACCTGCGCAACCTGGTGAAGGAAGCCCAAGCCAGAACCGAAGAGGCCCGCAGCATGAGCGAGGAGGCCCGCCAAGCCGTGGAAGAGGCCCATAAAGCGCAACAGGAGGCCGAAAAGGCCCGGCAAGAGGGCATCGTGAGCGCGGCCGGGCGCATGGGCGGCGTGGTGGAAAAGCTCAACGCCGCCGCCGAACAAATCGCCGACCAGGTGGACAACACCCATGTGGCCTTGAGTCATGCCCTGAAGCGCCTGACGGAAACCGCCGCGGGCATGGGCCAGATGAACGCCAGCGTGCTGGACGTGGCTAAAAACGCCGGGGGCGCGGCGGACATTTCCAACGCGGCGCGAGTGGAGGCCGAATCCGGCGCACAGGTGGTGGCCCAGGCCGTTTCCGGCATTCAGGAGGTGCAGCGCCAGTCCTTAAGCCTGCGGGAAGGCATGGCCCAGCTGGCGGAACACGCCCAGGCCATTACCAGGATCATGAGCGTCATTTCGGACATTGCGGACCAGACCAATCTGCTGGCCCTTAACGCGGCCATTGAGGCCGCCCGCGCGGGCGACGCGGGGCGCGGCTTCGCCGTGGTGGCCGACGAGGTGCGCAAACTGGCGGAAAAGACCATGGCCTCCACCAAGGATGTGGCCGAAGCCGTCAAAGCCATTCAGCAGAGCGCGGAAACCAGCGTGGCTCTGGTGGACGCCACAGTGCAGACCATTGACACGGCCACGGGCTTTGCGGGCCGCTCCGGCGAGGCGCTGAGCAAAATCGTGGGCATGGTGGATCAGACCGCGGACGAGGTGCGGGCCATCGCCTCGGCCAGCGAGGAGCAGTCCGCCGCCAGCGCGGCCATCAACAAGTCGCTGGAAGACGTGAACTATATTGCCAAATCCACGGCCGATTCCATGGAAGTGGCCGCCCGCGAAATGGCCGCCCTGCGCACCCAGGCCCAGGACATGGCCAAGCTGGTGGAGGCGCTGCGGCAGGGGTAGGGGGGGACTCAGGCGGAATGTTTGCGGCAATATGCTGCAAGCGGCTCAATGCATATTCTGTCTTCGTCTCCGAGCGCGCCCTGTTGCCGCATTAGCGCCTGCGGGCTGCGCCAACGGGGGCGACCTGCCGCGCGTGGCCAGGTATGGGGCGGCTGGAGAACGATGCGGCCAGCCCCGGTCTCCGGCCACACACCTGTGAGGGCAGTTTCCACCGCCTGCGCAAGACAATCCGGGCTGATTCCCGTCAGACAGTGTCGCTCCGCATACCGGCACCTCCAGTTACACCCGGCACATTCCAACGGCAGACAAAGGGCCAATGTCTTCGGCGAAGAAGGAAGGAAACGCCCCATATCTGCGCCCCCCAGAACAATCACTTGCGGCACTTGCAGAGCGGCCGCAGCATGGGCAAAGCTCGTATCAACGCCTACAGCCAAACGGCAGCGGGCAAGCAAGGCGGCACTGGTCAAGAAATCAGTCTTGCCGGAAAGATTAACAGCCGCAATGCCTTGAGTGCGCAACGCGCTAATATTTTTTTCATTGATCGCCTTTTCTCGGGAAGATCCCAGGGCAACGACGGCAAGATTATATTTCTGACAACACCGCGACAACGCCTCACCCACAAAGGGGCAATCACGCTGCCTATCCCCCCCACCGCAAAAAATGGCTATGGTGTGCCCTAGTGCAAGGCCACACTGCGCCCACAGGGCATCAGCAGCCGAACGGGCCGCAGCCGGCAACCAAATCTTTGGCTTCAAGCAGGGAAGAGGAGCACCCAGTTGGCGTAATATTTCCCTGTATGTTGCCATTTCATTAGATGTTCCTGGATGCGGGGCCCATTGGGAGGCAAGCGCAGCATTGTAAAAATCCCTCTCACTCGGACTCATGTTAACCGCATTGGCGCGAAGCCCCATGACAGGAATCTCCAATGCAAGACTGAGAGCCGCCACAGACATGGTTGGAGAACGCGTCCCCTGAAAAACGACGTTCGCTTTTACTGCACG includes:
- a CDS encoding methyl-accepting chemotaxis protein, whose protein sequence is MRLTLAHKYVGSLFIALIVCCAVVLGVAIYHMKKPFEAELEDGMARSQKVVEAAIAATAERFLRSGDLVARNPDFAAAVAAKDHATVYALAQELMRAAGSDFMSVTDAQGTVVARGHAPKYGDNIARQSTVAKAMQGEAAAAVVTGPINPFMLRASCPIRHEGAVVGTVSVGVLLTTPTFLDDLKRLAGVDVTIFKGDTRVMTTIMRDGKRVVGTKLDAPDVVRAVLERGEVSLVRNVILGVRYQSAYWPVRTADGKILGMWFVGLPIEELAKLEYAGIQAAVLTALGLLAVLLALAVLVGLRISAPVGRITRYALAVAKGDASARLGVRGNDDMGQLADALRHMESNLRNLVKEAQARTEEARSMSEEARQAVEEAHKAQQEAEKARQEGIVSAAGRMGGVVEKLNAAAEQIADQVDNTHVALSHALKRLTETAAGMGQMNASVLDVAKNAGGAADISNAARVEAESGAQVVAQAVSGIQEVQRQSLSLREGMAQLAEHAQAITRIMSVISDIADQTNLLALNAAIEAARAGDAGRGFAVVADEVRKLAEKTMASTKDVAEAVKAIQQSAETSVALVDATVQTIDTATGFAGRSGEALSKIVGMVDQTADEVRAIASASEEQSAASAAINKSLEDVNYIAKSTADSMEVAAREMAALRTQAQDMAKLVEALRQG
- a CDS encoding phenylacetate--CoA ligase family protein, with amino-acid sequence MDVFDEAELWSREHIEETQLLRLRNTVAQTRKCAFYRQRLDEAGVGPESLRSLDDLRRIPFTTKDDLRAQYPTGLLCVPQSEVVRMHCSSGTTGSPVAICHTQNDINAWADLMARCMYMVGVRRDDVFQNMSGYGLFTGGLGIHFGAERLGCMTIPAGAGNSRRQIKLAKDFHTTVAHILPSYALILGEHLREMGEDPREFPLRIAMVGAEPYTEEYRRRIEQLFDMKVYNSYGLSEMNGPGVGFECLEQNGLHIWEDAYIPEIVDPETGAALPDGEVGELVMTCLCRQGMPILRYRTRDLTRFLPGSCACGRKHRRIDRILGRADDMFIIKGVNVYPLQVEQVIMAFPEVGQSYLIVLENDGIGDVMRVQVEIRDEYFVEDMRVLHNLQKAITARLRDEILVTPRVELVESNSLPRTEGKAVRLKDLREQK
- a CDS encoding RNA methyltransferase, which produces MLLHGLDVVLVKTRFPENIGMAARACVNMGCPSLRLVDPERWDKDKAAPLATPKGLPLLDSLTVHPAVEEAVAPCALVLGTTARVGGWRRALLSPPQAGRLAAAALARGERVALVFGPEDRGLNNAEITHCQQLVTIPTDPAARSLNLAQAVLLLTYECANAARALRHARADATGTTATLVADNAGPAPDAPPRQDRPDPVPGGRAATAAEQERLMAALKDMLLRLDYLHGDNPDYFLLPWRRLFSRAGLRRHEYDALMGLCRQVRAKLG
- a CDS encoding DEAD/DEAH box helicase, whose product is MLEQLCNKGWATLTENTVTILNRHMAKCQPWELAALALPPALPFHLRVHPRGSLTIGSKFAVEYAFHALSRPILFTRTGIMVKAEGKEYCLLDPNYSIITKIDAYRTDPLTDPQDRMFWWAELLDLMCKPDEVIDNKALRSYKIARAYHFTVSIQSIRGDLRITPRLLAEVPTHENEDGSTQENKILPPQAHATFVKDFEQHPLRTQYALGSGYFISLPKEMQVGLSAVKGVNRSSIQEKIDFINNPYEFLKKRLAGDLSEEIIDSIFVETPLFLEERVKGLCIWEARNVFPTSSSGQKWLPDTLPDTVQILVGDQAYQVSVPELRQFIADVAGALENNEPLVSLCGDNISVTFDLLEQLKTTARIFLEGEKQGKVEIFRIAPRVTDVDEVCAVPTRPAWEGAIEYAAGVHPHLHQQDGIDWLQAHWRAGTSGALLADDMGLGKTLQTLSFMWWLFKQMETGHADRHPILIVAPTALIKNWQEEAEKFFDRALGNPLEAYGPFFTAFASRAAAREALMQHPWAITTYETMRDKIEVFVGPYSLLVFDEAQKIKNPGALVSEMAKSIKTEFCLALTGTPVENSLRDLVSIVDRVQPTRKQKLLRFVENYETIERGGKPTFGPYPKGVHCPNTSRSNNASQHDEPEEAYDKEIFLQKIKEELECATPPVLLRRLKDTHWNERPEKTILPPYEDIMPPLQAQIYDAALANAKEKLRMGSMGAVLEAIQRMRQISLHPPLDPTDSPQKMLECSARIVRLMTILDEIQKRDEKTLVFVEYLETQARLATLLSEKYSLSVSCINGGVQATQRQGIVNKFQNGPDGFDVLLLSPKAGGVGLNLTAANHVIHLTRWWNPAVEDQCTDRVYRIGQKKAVFLHYPLAIHPTYGDQSFDCNLHRLLDKKRALSQGVLSPTNPRDTREVFEALLGDA
- a CDS encoding DUF456 domain-containing protein, which produces MDFLPFPLASVLAGAFISLLCFVLLLNIFGLPANWLLLGLVALWKMVHPAAQSMDVWFWVLMVGIALAGEALEMGLQIVKARRYGSSSSGTFAGMIGAIAGAILLAPLFFGLGALIGALLGAWTGCFLMEIVRGRPLGEALDAAFGAMMGRFLGTVCKCGAGGAMLALAASHIWPQAPALFLEPTEGATQVLTSFFRLC
- a CDS encoding DUF1786 domain-containing protein, with product MDETVQKFLRSAGPVLCVDIGSGTQDALLARPGLEGENWPRFVLPAPARLAAQRIRELTLLHRNIWLYGGNMGGGFTQAIKEHLAAGLAVFSTAAATRGIHDSEEVVRGLGVEICANCPEGCVPVFLADYAPDFWAGLLRLAGLPQPHLVLAAAQDHGFHVYNNRQGRMRAWSDLLAASAAPSGWIHAAPPPSLTRMQALHEKTGGPVADTGASALLGALCDPSVLERSFREGVTIVNVGNGHTVAALVYQGKVRGIYEHHTGMRTREQLLEDLEQFRKHWLPAEAVQASGGHGTAFGPYCEEAGGYAPTFITGPKRALLEGCGTFLAPHGDMMLAGCFGLLWGWAHRQVK